A single genomic interval of Trichosurus vulpecula isolate mTriVul1 chromosome 6, mTriVul1.pri, whole genome shotgun sequence harbors:
- the LOC118855169 gene encoding putative olfactory receptor 5AK3, which produces MTQGNSTILTEFILLGFTNRQDLQYALFLVFLLVYVTSLVGNVGMILIIKNDSHLHTPMYFFLQHLAFVDLCYTSAITPKMLQNFLVSHKSISFSGCLVQLLVYATFATVDCYLLAAMAIDRYVAICNPLHYPVVMSQRTCIHLVAGSYVMGSLNASIHTGFTFSLFFCNSYTVNHFFCDVPPLLALSCSRININVMLLIVCVGFNLITTVMVVFFSYIYILAAILRMRSAAGRHKAFSTCASHLTAVTIYYGTLSYMYLQPSSSESQENDKIASVFYGIIIPMLNPLIYSLRNKEVKEALRAMGKTCLTWKP; this is translated from the coding sequence ATGACCCAGGGAAACAGCACCATACTGACTGAATTCATTCTGCTGGGATTTACCAACCGCCAAGACCTGCAGTATGCCCTGTTCCTTGTTTTTCTGCTTGTCTATGTCACATCTTTAGTGGGTAATGTTGGTATGATTCTGATCATCAAGAATGACTCCCATCTCCACACTCCCATGTACTTTTTTCTCCAACACTTGGCTTTTGTTGACCTCTGTTACACCTCTGCCATCACTCCAAAGATGCTTCAAAACTTCCTGGTGTCTCATAAATCTATCTCATTCTCAGGATGTCTGGTCCAATTGTTGGTTTACGCTACATTTGCTACCGTTGATTGTTACCTTCTTGCGGCCATGGCAATAGACCGGTATGTGGCCATTTGTAACCCCCTGCACTACCCAGTGGTCATGTCTCAGAGGACCTGCATCCATCTTGTTGCTGGGTCTTATGTTATGGGATCCCTGAATGCCTCTATTCATACAGGTTttaccttttctctgttcttctgtAATTCCTACACAGTCAATCACTTTTTCTGTGATGTGCCCCCACTCCTGGCCCTTTCCTGTTCCAGAATTAATATCAATGTTATGTTGTTAATTGTCTGTGTGGGTTTCAATCTGATAACCACTGTGATGGTGGTGTTCTTCTCCTACATTTACATCTTGGCTGCCATCTTGAGGATGCGCTCTGCTGCAGGGAGACACAAAGCCTTCTCCACTTGTGCCTCCCACCTGACAGCTGTCACAATTTACTATGGCACTCTTTCTTACATGTACTTACAGCCTTCTTCTAGTGAGTCCCAAGAGAATGATAAAATAGCCTCGGTGTTTTATGGCATCATCATCCCCATGCTGAATCCCCTGATCTATAGCCTGAGGAATAAGGAGGTCAAAGAGGCCCTGAGAGCGATGGGCAAGACTTGCTTAACATGGAAGCCCTGA